GCCTTCCCCTCCtaccccctcccctccccgtcTGACCTCCGTGAGGGGAGCGGCGGGACGAACCCCCAGCGGGCTCCCTCCTGGGCCCCTTCCCCCAGCGGCCCGGCCTCGAGGTGGCCCCAGGCTCGGGAGACGCGGGCTCGGAGCCCCCCGGGCTGCCGGGAGGAGAAGTGTCCCGTGAGGGAGCCGGTGCGCGGCCGGCGGGGGTTGGCGGGTGCCCCTGAGGGAACCTCGGGCACCTCCCGGCCGCTGCCGCGGTCACAGCGGGGCTCCCGCCGGCCTGGGGGCTGAGCCGCGATCGCTGCGTCTGtcccgcagcagcagctgcgCTGCGAGCGGTGAATAACCAAGGTAAAGCGACCCGGGGCAGCGCAGAGCTCGACTCTGGTAACGTGGGCGTCTGGGAGGGGTGCTTTTGGCCGAATTTCAGGGGAAAAGAGATTCCTGAGCAAACGACTTTTTAACCTCCGTTCCATACAAAAAACCTTAGAAGCTTCTTCTAAGCTTCTAAATCGGAATGTTTTAGCAGTCGTCATCAGCAATAGATAAGCTGATGCAAGCTAAAAAGACCTAGGGTATTCCCCTCTTCATGTGTGTTATGGATATCCGACAAATAATGGATGCTCcaaacacaaactttttttcaaTGTCAGGTAAATAAAAGCTGTTAGGAAGGACACCTTTAAAAGCACCAGCTGTGAAATATGAGTGATCTTTCCTAAATCATCCTGATGTTAATGTACAGTCTACACATTTCCACAGAAAATGGAAGCAGCTGGCATTAAGCgatacattttttgtttttaaggcacTGTTCGTGAAGATTTTTACAtttacacaaagaaaagatttgGAGAGATGGGCTAATGGCTGTACCCGGTGCTCATCATCTGCTACATGAAGTGCTAGAGAGCAGACTGCTCAGAAAAAATGGACCTTGTTCAACTCGGATTATTTATTACAACTTTAGACTTCCTAAAATGAACATTATCTAAGAAGTAATTTCATTAAGCACATTGTCAATTATCAAAATTCTCTGTATCAAGTATTCGTTTTATAGAAGAATAGTTATCTATTTTTGTACACTATGAATCTGTTCATCAACCAAAATGGAGTACTTCAGCATTTCAATCACACCTAATTTTTAAAGTcatctttttctgtattgtCTCATTGTCCTGCAGCCATATTTAGGCTATGCGTGTCAGTGCAAGGCACAATGCAGGCGGTACAAGCCATCTGAAAAACGGGTGCTTACGCAGCAGTTTCTTCCAGCACACTTCTGGTGGCATGTTGTATTGATTGGAAGGCTCTGCAGTGAATACGGTCATGCCGTATATCGAGAATCCATTTATATATTGCATGCCCTCCACAATCAAAACGTGTGTTAAAGGATGCAGCGTGTGActcttattttgaaatgctcAGTGTGCATGCAGTGGCTGACCCAAgattttacaataaataaaaacatattctaGCCCAAAGtgtggcacaaaaaaaaaaaataaaaaaggcaatgaaaagaagaaaaataagccaCAAGCATTCTATTCTCTTGTGTTACACTGGAGTTTTGATGTTTTCCAAGTACTCCAAAATTACTCGGCATTGTTTCTACAGAAATTGGAAATCTGTAGTATTGGATGGCAACTGGTCCACCACTGCACTGCACCTGCTGTTCCTACCGTAAGGTTATCACGTAAAATCCCTATTTCTATTAACAGCATTTGTGCATTGCAGTAAATGCATTTCAGAGCCATGACGTTTAGTTATCAGTGCTAAAGATAGCTGCCACTCAAACATGCAGGACATAGCACACTGGTTTTATTACATAACCGTGAATTTGTTTGCAGCTGCGTCCTAACTAGAAAAAACAGATGCTCTAAGATAAAAAAGGATTAAACTGTCTAGGTTACATGCCCAATGttttgctaaatattttatataacatCATCTGGCATATGTTAATTATGTCATTATTACTGTTATAGAAAAAGAGTAGTAATAAATAAGAAAccaattttttccttctgctttgaaCTTGGAGCAAAATGTTAATACTGAGAGCATCGTGTtaagtgaaaagcaaaacaattacATGAGTAATGTCTGGTATCTTTCAAAGGGTCCTTCTCAGTGGGAGCTGACGTCTGAAGGTCCCCGCAGAAGCATGTTCTGTGAATCTCCAGTAAATTGGCTGATGGCAGCTTTTACTGTGCACCAAAGAGTACTTTAACTGGAAAGCCGAATGCTGAATTAATCACAGATAAAAATAGCAAGctgttcagttttctttgtgaaatcagaaatatttcaaaaattttcTATGAAGCTGAATTTTCTCCAGATGAAAGCCAAGAGCTATATAGCCAGCAAAGGGTACTCGTCAGTTCTTTCAGAGAAGTTATTTTAGCAGTTCTTCCTATTGTAATAGaaataactgcatttaaaactttaaaataagaacttttactacagaaaaactgtaatggaaaattttctttaaaggacATGAAAGACATATAAAGAAGTCCTAGAACCTCATCTAGTCTGAAACTACAacacttctctcttttctgctgtACCCGAGTGTATTAACTCCTTGGACTTAGATGTCTTGTGTATACATAGCTATGTATAATCCATGCATCACATATCACATACAGCTCTGTGGCCTCTAAAAGCATTACATTTAAATGCTTTGTAATAATTAGCATATTCTTTCTCACCACACAGCAGAGAAGTATTATCCCTAGTTTTAAGATTATGAACTGAAAGAATAATGACCTTGAGAATCCATTACAAAATAGAAGAAGCAGTCAAATTTAACACGTTCTTTAGCATCTTAatgtgtgtgggttttttttaactacgccaagaaaaacattcagatgAATAGGGATGTGTATCTAAAGGAATCTTCTATCTTTCAGTGCACAATACAGTAAATCACTCATAAGAAGCAGTCGTAGAAGTTGAATTGACTTTATTTGAACAGAATACATTAATCTAGAAAAcaagctaactttttttttctaaacactgACAAATGCAAGAGACAGCACAGGTATTACTAGAGAAGCAGTAGTTTCATTATCCGTTAAACTACTTAAGAGTAACAAAACACATTACAATTTATTAGGACAACCTATGTGTGAGTACCTGTCCTAGCAAGTTCTATCATGCACTCAAGTGAGATATAAACTATCCAGTCTTAAGTTTACTAACATCATATTATGCAAACAATTTCAAGTAAATACTTTTACCTAATTTGAAAAATTTGTCACCTTCCACAGCACCACGTGAAGTTCTGgtgttaaaataacatttaatcCACAGCAATAgctaaatatttgaaatacttaTGTAATACACTGTAAACTCTACATAAACACTACATACacccaataaataaataaatacaaagaacaGGAAGATCATTTTGATTAGCAAAGAAATGTATCGCCAgaatcatttttctgttcttacgGCTTATCCCCAAACCACTCCCAGAGAAGGCACAGAtagtggtgattttttttttttttaacacacaaAGCCAGAATCAACACAGTAGGCCTGAGCAGTCAAAGGCTGCTCTATTTCTAGGAAAAACAGGTAAGAAATTTGCAGTAGGTGTCAGAATGTCCCAGGAAGATTCAATTCAACAGAAGATCTCCAGCATCTGCTTACTGTCCTAGGTTCAAATGCAGACAAGAATCAGACATGAGGTTTAGCAGAATGCTACTGAATATTTTGGATATGGGTGTTAGCTAGCGTACAGCTTATTATAAATATTGTAGTTACTTGCATATTCCAAGGCAGTAGAGACTCATCTCACAATCAGCTAATAATAGCACTCAGTAGAGAtggagcttttaaaattaaaatggttattACTGTTCAAAGATTACACTTGTTAAATATTTGCGAATACTTTTAGTAAACAAAACCTTTCAATATGTAgaccttttaaaatgcaatgtaACTACACAACTTATCATGTTTCCTTACACGTAACAGAGTAGAGATGAGAAAATTTAAATCATTCCAATGTTTGATTAATACAGTATCTAAAAAGTTCCCCTTTACCGGGAAATGATATAGTGTTTGGCAAAGAAATACTATTGGCAGTTCTTTAAACAAAGACCtacatgtatttgttttccccttttcgTTAGAAATAGTataacttaagaaaaaatattttaatacatttataaCCTAAACTATCTAGTAATACTTGTAGTACACCAGTGAGATTACCTTGCATGATTTATATACATTGGTGAACCGTGACTTAAATGCTGTAATGGATTCCTAGAAGACAGAAAGCATTGCTGGAGTCTATCACGTTCTGTTTCAAGTGATCTTTGACAAGGTGGAAAAAGGTCCCTTTCAGCATTGCTACTTTTAGGGCATATTCTGAGCTCTTGTATAACAGCCATCCCCAGTGATTTAGAAATCTGCAAAAGATGCTGAAATATTGCATTTATGGCATCAAAGCACAAGAAGATTGGGCACTAAATTTTCTACATAAAAATTGAGCTTGAGGTATTTATACAGTCCTATAAAGGAGATTGTAATCTCCATGTATAGTGGAGATTAAACCTTTCTCAATGGATGGTGTCTGCAACTATTCAGAACTTGTTACATATCATTCCTATGTTATGATATGGAAGCAAAGATCTAATATTGCACAAGGtacaaaaaaaagtctaacCTTTATTAGCtataaaatttgaaaactaACAAAGTACTGAGTATAAAAGACTAAAGCAATTGTCCTGCACTGAGACTTGCAAAATTAACAAcagtgctgcagcctgcttAGAACCCACATCACTCCACACCGCTGCCCATACAGAGGTTGCTGAAGTGAGCGCGGTACATCTATGCAAGCTGTAGCACAGACACCTCAAGCCAGATTCCCTCCTCTGTACTCAACACCAAGCCTTACAGCAATGAGCTCAAAAATGGGTTTGTTGAGACTAAGGGTAATTTCTGGCCCTGTTGACAATGTACATTTTATCAGTGAAAACGTCTGGGATAGGTTAAAAATAAGGTATGGATTCACTCACTTTCTTTAAATGGTCATATTAAATCCTGTGAACATCGGATATCACACGCGCATGCACACACCCACAATCAATCCGGGTCAGTCACAGAGGCTGAATCAGCAGTAGCGCAgtttgaagaacagcaggtaaGGCCTCTCAGTTAAGAACGGGTCAATTGAGTGGGCTTTTCATCTTGCTTTTTACAACTGAAAGGATGTAAAACAATTTTCACTAACTTGTTTACATTTCCTCTATAAATTCCCAATCATTTTCAGAACTAGCAGAAATCTTTGTCCCTATTctgaatgcaaaataataatctcAACAAAagttattctgatttttaattcaTGTACATATATTATGATTTCTCAAGTGGTTAACTGGTTAGTTTTCTAGACTGTTGTCAGACAGAAGGGAACTGAATTCTTTGGGGAAGTATCAGCAACACTAAGCTAAATATAAAACatgtatatttcttttcaggataaaatgtaaaatagtcAACGTGGCCTAAAAATTGCACACAATTATTTAACTATTTGTATTTAGACAAGTTATCTTATCATTTTCCTGTGGCCTTTGTAAAGTGTCTTTCTAGTTTGTGTGACTATAACTAGTGTTATATGATTAATTTTGTAGAAAACACATGCACTCATGAAAGGTTATGCTAAACTGAACACATTTGCTACAGGGCATGTTTAAAATACTACTGCTTGCAAGACCATCAGTTTGACACAGCCTGTTATAGAACAAAATAGGCCAAAATTAAAACTTGGCATGCCAGCAcactttatttcagtatttgtgaAGTGATCACGAATGATTTTCCAAACTTAGGAGCCCCTTTCACTACTTTAAAAGACCCCcccacacgcacacacacaaaagtctAACAGTTCTAACACCATATTTGTTCTTTACCAACTAGCATATACCTTTAATGGTTTAAAGCGATTAACTCCCTCAAGATTGTGCATAACCAGGCATTACTGAGGAAATAAAGACACTCATCACTATTCTTCTTAAATTTTATtccataataaaaaatagaagatgaaagaaagagtGTTCAAGAATTAAAGCAATTATTGGTCAATATAAGGAGCGGAAAACTAATTATCTGAATGATGATTAAGGACCTGGTTCAGCAAAAGTAATTCTGGGTCCCACATGGCGTATTTGTAGGCTGctacaaaacagaaatccaGATTATCTTTTACTGAAGCAGGTCCTGTATTATCTACAGGATATTTGATTTCATATTCtatttatctttctctttttgttctttttccttcttttcacgTTCAGCttttgcttcctcctcctcatgtTGTTTTATCAACTGCTCCACCTCCTTCTGCTTCAGAACCCTTATTACTGTCTTTCCGTTCTCTCTGGTCAGTGTTGCAATTTCAACTGAAACATATGGAACAGACAGCGGCATTACATTTTGTCCTTTTGAAAGAGCAATCATTAGACGGGTTAAGATTTGTTACAACTGGCAGCGAAGCAGGAGGTTCTTGTCCTGCCTCCCCCTAATCAACAAAGCCTGGATGCCGAGCCAGATGGCAGCAGTCCTCTTCCGCAGCAGCACACCCAATACCTCTCCAGTGATTCTTCCACCAGACACGTAGCCACTTCTGCTACTGCATCCATGTGGCCTAGTTACAGTCCCTAAACTGTGGTCTAGCCCCTGGAGCTGACCACAGTGGATCATCCTCAACCAGGTCATAGGTAGGTCTCTCAGCAAAGTTAACAAGGATTGCTGCTACATTGTCAAAGATTTTTTACGTGAGCAATAAAAATCCAGTAAGCCGTATGTGGAATATAGGAattcacaactttttttttttttttaaaggaaagagtGTTATCCCATATTGGAGAACTGCTTACCTTTCTCTGCAGAGAGTTTGCTAACATCCATGGTCTTGTTTAGAACCTTAATGGCTAACGCAAGCGCAGTCTTTAAGGTCATTTCCCCTTCTTTGTAGTCTTGTTTTAGCATTGACACAGCTGCCTATAAATTCCACAGAAATTAAAGTGGTATCACTGGGCAATCAACCAAAAGGTTTTTTGCCAGATAATatcaaaacataaataattGTATTTGTACAGTTATCCATTTCTGCTCTGTACTCATAATCAACAATTCATTAGTACAATGTAATttatgtgcttttgttttcattactttttcattacttttggggaggggaaaaacacagaacttCAAACACAGAACTTACAGCACTATTATTCCCAATGCATGTGGCTTTCCATCCTCCATAATTTCCACTAGGATCACTTTGATACAGCTGAAATCCATAATGCTTATCCCAGCCAATGTACAGCAATGAAACACCAAAAGGACGTTTTCCTGTTGGAAAGAAGGCCATTAGCAACCTAAATTTAGTAACAAGATTGGtcacaattattttctttgatttcctttttcaaacCCTTTCCTGTGAACTAGGATTTAACAGACTGTTCTGCACTTCTGTTACTTGAGATAAGCACTACAGCATTATTTCTTCCTAAgtgaagggggggaggggataGCAGAGGTTTATTTCATTTAACCCCAATAAGCAGCTCATCTCTATCTCCACAAATTGGAATTTATCATCTCTGAACTTTAACTCAAAATTCAGCATTTAAAGTACGTAGCTtagtttttaaagcatttaactTATAAGAGTCAAAAGGCAAATACATTAAAGGTCATTCTTCCACACTTCATATAAATAACACACCAGAACAGTCAGTTCACATTCTAAGGAACACTCCTTACAGTGCCATTTTCTAACATGTTCCTCAATAtaccaaaatacttttttttattaaagttttaCAATATTAATACCCTGCTACATGTAGCAGAAAAAAACCATATTTGCTATTCATTACAATGGAGAGaccaaaacttttaaaaggCTACACAGCGAACAATTTTCTGTTGGTCTTTTGGAAGGCGTTCACTAAACTCAAGAGCACTCAAAGCACTGGGTCTGAACCTCAGCCATCAGTTTCTCAGTGACTAAAAAGCAGCATCTTCAATAGCAAATCAAGTTTGTTACTAATTATGACTGCCTGTTCCCCTCCTAAATTTGGCTACAGTTCTTCTCACTTTAACTTGTTACAGAAGAATTCAGCAGAACTGTCCAAAGACTCAGTTGCTTCAAATTACATAACAGAATCTTTCTTTAGACATTTAAAAGCACTATGGTTCCTCACACCTCCTTACCTCCAAACTGGGTATAGGCCTGCTTGATATCACACAGCGCGGTTACCAGCTGCTCACAAGGAATGGGCTCCTGATACTGTAACAAATACCTAGTATCAAAGACAAAAGAGTTCTCAAAAATTTTGTTGACAGTATCCTGGTACATTTAACAAAAGAGCAAGCTCCTAAGTTAAAGCCTCTCCGATCTAGCTGTTCTATTTCAAACAATCTGAGTGCGTGTTCATTTTGCTTTAATACATAGACAGAACTGAACCTGGCATCGCAGGCAAGTAAAAACTATCGGCAAACCTACCTCTGGGCAATCAGTCTCAGTTCATTTGTCAGAACGTTGGCATCGGAAGTTATTCCTGCAACACTGCAAGCCATATCCCTGCAAGAGAAGCACACGAATGAACTGGATTCCTATCAGTCTCCAAGAAATACCCGTCTTCACGTAGCAGTTCAAGCAGATTACCTGCTGTTGGGCTTCTCTGATCAAAACTACACAGCTGCCACATGCGACAGATTGCTGAGCTCCTGCATTTAGAGTACGTTGAAAGTATAACTGTTTtggcaggagcagaggtggacagcagaaagcaagcaggtCAGCTACTCATACGGTTCTGAGGACTATGCCAAAGATGATCAACGATGTTGACAAGATCCTGAGGATTTTCACAAGAGCCACTAGCTACATGAAAGTATCTATTCTGGGCACCACCTGACACAGACAGCATGCCAAAATACTAAAGGAGCCATAAAGCTTCTCTGACAGCCTTCAGCGAGATTGACCAATCACACATTGCCTTCATATAAACGTGAATTAGAGATATTGATGATTACAAAAATCATCATTAACTGCTTTAGCTGAAAattaatcttcatttttcagcaaCATATAGTTTGCATCCTTGACTGTTTCTTAATCGAACACCTTTTATCTAATTCTTaattgtcttaattttttttgccaaatCTGATACTGCTGTAGAATTTTCACTACCAGACAATAATCCACATTCTTCTTAACAAAATTAAGAACttttcagaagacagaagagCCGGCCTAGGCAACCACTCCACTGCACTTACTATACCACCTCCTCAGAAATCCAGTACTTCCTACAGTTCcatctgctttcaaaataattcagaatggGAAACGACAGATGAAAACCTGTTTGTGTTTCATATGCACCTTACAATAAGGCTGAAGCTCCACGACAGGTTTAACTTTTATAGAGCTAAAAGGTCACGATAGTGACATACATCATCTCTGCTACAGCTGCGGCAAAGAAAGCTAAGGCGTGTTTTACCTGATTTGTCTTACTATCTTTGAATaacacaaggggaaaaaagacttaaaagagGATGCTGAGCTGACGCAGCACAGTCATTTGTGGATTATCTATTACCCATCCACCCCTTGGTATTTTGTAACCTAAGAACTCCCAGTTTAAGAGTGATGTAACAACATTATGGTGTATGGGTAAGTAACAAGAAACAGGCTATTCCACCTGGAAAATTCTCTTTAGAGATAAAAACACGATGCTTCTTTAGAACAATCGCTGAAGGCAATAACAACAAAGTAGTCATACGCACCTGTAGcactgaacaaaacaaatacaaacatttcaaataaatccAGGCTCAATGCTAAAATGTCTGAATAGTTAGCGGTAACATCAGTGAACATCTGGTCATCATTTCAACTTACTCATTAAGTTTgtatattttctctgaaaaaaaaacttcatcaAGAAGCTTGTGAATGTTGCGTCTCTCTGCAGCTAGCAGAACGCCATCGTTTGCTAGAATCCCCAAGCAAGTACCCGCATGTCCGATTGCTTCCATCGCATACTCGACCTGATACAATCGACCTAGGAAACAATTTAAATTATAACAGCCATAAAGTAGCACTAAATGAGACCAAATATGCAAAAAGGTGACTTAAATTTGCAAGACTATGACAGATGCTTGGTGTGCAATTTAGGATTAGTTCTTCAGTCTATCACCAGTCACTagcagattaatttttttaaaatacaggaaggagtcagaaaagagaaatccaCAAATCTGATAAGGCAATCTTGGGCAGAgtcagtgtggaaaaaaaaatttactaagcagaaaaaaataaagaactctGAAACAGTAGAACAAGACAAAATgagttttaactgaaaaaaaaattatactagATTTCATATCAATCACTTCTAcaatacatggaaaaaaatggtttgcaaGTGCTTGCTTCAGCACGTACAAGAATAATAGGGAGATATGATCACACCAGCAGGATGCTATGCATGTTCTAGGGGCTAGGGGGCAAAGCTGTAACAAAACCCATCCATGCTCAAACAAAAGATGAACAGTAAAGATTTATttgaatcatttaaaaaatgcaacagTGGAATTTGGTGGAAATGTACGCACATTACTGCTTGaattagaacagaaaagaatttaaagCCTCCACTTTTGACCTCTGGAGTCCGTACAGAATCGGGCACTACTCCGGGCAGGTAAATACGATTTCTGCAACTCACGTGTGGGCGGAAACGCGCTGCGAGCAGCGACCGGCCTTTGGGGAAGCGACGCTTATCTGTGTGATGCTTGGTTCTGAAAAGCGGGTTAAAACATTTAGAGCTTATTGGAAAACGCGGGGTTAAAGAGTACCTTCTGGAGAGAATATGGTAGTTCGGGAGTCGTATCTTCGAGACtgcaaaaagcaacaacagcCCGTCACCCACCCGCTTGGCCAGGCCGCGCCGAGGGGACGCGGCGCCGCGCGGGGCCCGCCGGGCCGCCACTCACCATGGTGCCGGCGCggcgctgcgggcgggcgggcgggcggcgagcGGGCCTGCAAGGCAAACGGCAAGGCGCGGGAGCGTCACCCCGAGGCGGGACAGCGGCACCCGGCccagcccctgtccctgtccctgtcccagccccgATCCCGatcccggtcccggccccggtcccTTTCCCGGCCCGCCgcgccctgccctcccctcccgcccgcAGTGCGGAGTCatcgccgccgccccgccggaGGACGAAGGCCCCGCGGTCTCCCCGCCCGGCGCAGGGCCCGCCCCGCAGGGCCGCCCCGTCACGGCGCCCCCCGCACTCACTGCGGGCCGACCGGGCGGACCCGGGGGGTGGCGGGGCCCTGCCGGCGGGGAAGGCCCGGGCACGACGGCCGCTCCCGCACCTTCACCGCTGCGTCGGAAATGgccgccgcgcatgcgcggtgccgccgcccgcccgAGGGCGGGGCTCGCGCGTGCCCGCCCCGAGGGGCCGTAACGGCCGCCCGCGCACCGTCTCACGGCCCCCGCCCCCAGCGCGGCCCCCGCCGTCAGCTCGCGGCTCCGCCAGCGGCCGCGCACCTTCattgcggggccgggggcgccgtGCGGGGGCgcaggggcagcccccgccTCAGtcggcggccccgcggggcccgTAGGCGCGGGCAGTGTCAAACCAGAGCTGCTCCACGGCGGCCTGCCCCGCCTCGGCCATCCGCGTGAGGTGCCTCCAGCCGGTGCGCGCCGTGACCAGCAGGTAGTCGCGGTTCTCCGGGTAGGCCAGGGCCGTGTGGGCCGCGATGACGAGGGACTGCGCGAACCTGCCGCACACCAGGAGGAAGAGGGCGCCCCGCTCCTC
This Anser cygnoides isolate HZ-2024a breed goose chromosome 11, Taihu_goose_T2T_genome, whole genome shotgun sequence DNA region includes the following protein-coding sequences:
- the PSMA4 gene encoding proteasome subunit alpha type-4 isoform X1, which gives rise to MSRRYDSRTTIFSPEGRLYQVEYAMEAIGHAGTCLGILANDGVLLAAERRNIHKLLDEVFFSEKIYKLNEDMACSVAGITSDANVLTNELRLIAQRYLLQYQEPIPCEQLVTALCDIKQAYTQFGGKRPFGVSLLYIGWDKHYGFQLYQSDPSGNYGGWKATCIGNNSAAAVSMLKQDYKEGEMTLKTALALAIKVLNKTMDVSKLSAEKVEIATLTRENGKTVIRVLKQKEVEQLIKQHEEEEAKAEREKKEKEQKEKDK
- the PSMA4 gene encoding proteasome subunit alpha type-4 isoform X2, translating into MEAIGHAGTCLGILANDGVLLAAERRNIHKLLDEVFFSEKIYKLNEDMACSVAGITSDANVLTNELRLIAQRYLLQYQEPIPCEQLVTALCDIKQAYTQFGGKRPFGVSLLYIGWDKHYGFQLYQSDPSGNYGGWKATCIGNNSAAAVSMLKQDYKEGEMTLKTALALAIKVLNKTMDVSKLSAEKVEIATLTRENGKTVIRVLKQKEVEQLIKQHEEEEAKAEREKKEKEQKEKDK